The sequence below is a genomic window from Meles meles chromosome 3, mMelMel3.1 paternal haplotype, whole genome shotgun sequence.
tttgatttcacttttatttttcttcagagtcTAACAGAGACTCAGACTATCAGCAGCAAGATAGAGGATTTAACAATGAATTTCAGTCAGTGACATCCCAGAGGTGTGCAGTTTTTCTCTACATATATTCATTTCCATGACAAATTAATTACTATCTCCATGAAGCAGGTGATATTTGGGTAAATAACTAAAGCTTTGGCTGATAAATAGCAATGACCATCTAAATCCAAGTTTTTCCTTCACACTCAAGTTTATTAAGAGATTAATTTCAATTTGGAGAAGTATTTATTAGacagaaaaaagatgaaattctCCACAGAGATATGAATCagggttaaaataataaatatttatatttgtgtttatattttatttatatattcattttatatttacttacatcATATATATTCGTGTAAAAttagcatatacatatatatgtatatatactagtGTTTGGAactatagaaattataaaattcaaatgcTTAAATATATGGACAGATGCTGAAAGTGGAAAACTGAGGTGTTCCACATAATAAGACAATAGTAATAACAGCCATTTCTTTCATAGATTCTGCAAATAGAGTATTGTAGGTGTTATCTCTTTAAATAAACAGTATATGTGCTTATTCTTCTGTAACTGGTAATGTCCTAAGGACTTtgattattttatcttacttAATCCTAACCACACCTGatgtaaaaattattattttatactgtttttacATACAGTGGACAATGGAATAGTGGATAGAGGAAAATCTAAATTTATAACTGTGGTTAGATGAGATTATGAGATCCCTGCCCTATGCCACTCAGGTCTCTAAATGGTCAGTCATGTGTAAGGATCCTGGCCTGTTCCTAGGAATGTATGGCTCACTCCTCCCAATATAGCCTCACTGAATAGCCCTATtctatggggtggggggggggcagaattaAAAATTCGGTATAGGATTTCCCCCTATTTGCGTTTGTTACTTTTAAAATCCCTTTTAACATAATATGCACATTCTAGAATTTTGTAATATTCCATTTGGTTTCTAAAAGTAGAGAGATAAATCAGATTTGTAtaacaaaatttctaaaaatgaagttttatttacttttcattcaaatattcactttttgtgtttaaATTATTATCTCTGAAAATGCTCAATATATGTTGATAGATGCCAATGTCTATCATTAGGCTACCATATAACCTGAACTACAACAAATTTAGTATAAGTTGCCAAATATTTTTACCCACAATTCCTAATGCCTTATTTTCTATTAAATGCTAAGTTTTAAGTAATTAATCATCTCATTTCTGTACACCATAAAACTTTCTCTGATTAACACAATGAGGTTCGCATAAACAAACACATACTCACATACACagccagtaaatatttatttattcatttcaggtgGAAGACTCCCATGGATAACCATTAATCCCAAAACTCTTCTCAGTGGTGTAAGTGAAACTTATGAAAAACATGAAGTGGGTGGCCAATTACACGGGACAGTCTGATTTCATTCTGGTGGGAATCTTTAGTCAATCAAATCACCCAGCTCTCCTCTGTGTGGTCATTTTTGTAGTGTTCTTGATGGCTTTAACTGGAAGTAGTGTCCTAATTCTTCTGATACATTTTGATGCCCACCTCCACAGCCCCATATACTTTTTCATCAACCAGTTGTCTCTCATGGATGCAATGTATATTTCTGTCACTGTGCCTAAGATGCTCATCGACCAGGTCATGGGTATAAATAAGTTCTCAGCCTCTGCATGTGGAAGGCAAATGTTCCTCTATGTAACAATAGCAGGTTCAGAATTTTCCTTTCTAGCTGCCATGgcttatgaccgctatgtggTCATTTGTTACCCACTTCGTTACCCTGTCCTCATGAGCCATAAAGTATGCTTTCTCCTTGCATCTGGCTGCTGGTTTCTGGGATCTGTGGATGGATTCATGCTCACAGCCATCACTATTACTTTCCCTTTCTGCAGATCCTGGGAGatccatcatttcttctgtgaagtcCCTGCTGTAATGAAGCTCTCCTTCTCAGACACTTCTCTCTATGAGACAGTCATGTATCTGTGCTGTGTCCTCATGCTCCTCATTCCTGTGACAGTCATTTCAAGTTCCTATTTTTTCATCCTCCTTACCATTCACAGGATGAACTCAGCAGAGGGCTGGAAGAAGGCCTTTGCCACTTGTTCTTCCCATATGACTGTGGTCATCTTCTTCTATGGGGCTGCTGTCTACACCTATATACTCCCTAACTCCTATCACACTCCTGAGAAGGACAtggttgtatttgttttttataccATCATCACTCCTGTGTTAAACCCTTTAATCTATAGTCTCAGAAATAAGGATGTCATAAGGCGCTCTGAAGAAAATGTTGAATGTGGGACCTGcctttgaagaaaatataaaacaggaCATTTTTATACTaactcttttattctttctctccaaATATTATAACTTCAGAATATTATGCCAACGTTATCCCATAGATTTTTGTATCCTAATGTTTTGTATCATTTGCACAACTCATTTGGGAATGGCTTTGGTGTATTACAAAGCTCTTTGATTACGTTCTATTTTTCCATTCAAAATGAATTTAACTATCATATTATACTGGCATTAATTTACTGACATTGataattaaaaacttattttgtaGGAGACTATTaatacatttagaaaatacatTATGAGAATATAGGACAATAAACATTATGAGGTGTattaaattgtctttattttttatattaagcatttacatatttagcattttatttatttatttatttatttatttatttatttatttatttttgagaagggaagcagactcgccactgaacagagagcccaatgtggggctcgatcacaggaccctgagatcatgccctgaactgaaggcaggggctttaaaccactgagccacccagacacccctattttattttttttaatttactttatttttttcagctttccaagatccattgtttatgcaccacacttcATGCTCCATGCCCTTCCAATATCCACTACCAGGTTCACCTTTCCTcctacccctctcccttccaaaatcctcagtttgtttcacagagtccacagtctatcatggtttgtctccccttctgattgtcccaattcacttttccttcctttctcctaatgtcctccatgttattccttatgctctagaagtaagtgaaaccatatgataattgactttatctgcttgacttatttcactcagcataatctcctccagtcttgtccatgttaatacaaaagttgggtattaatcccttctgatggaggcataatagtccattgtatatatggaccatatcttcttttccatttgcctattgaagggcatctcagctctatccacagtttggtgattgtggacattgttgctttGAACACTAGGGTACAGAAGCCCCTCCTTtacactacatcagtatctttgggataaatacccagtagtgtaaaggctgggtcatatggtagctccacttttaatttcctaaggaattaccacactgttttccaaagtggctgcaccaacttgcattcccatcaacagtgtaagagggttcccctttctccacatattcTCCAATGCATTTTGCTTCCTGTCCtgtggattttggccattctacctggtgaaaagtggtatttcaatgtgattttgatttgaatttccctgatggctagtgatgatgaacatttttttcatgtgtctgttagccattggtACATCTTCTATGGAGAATtatctgttcctatcttctgcccattttttaacataattatcagttttgtgtgtgttgagtttgaggagtactttatagatcttggatatcagccctttgtctgtagtgttgtttgcaaatatcttctcccattccgtgggttgcctctttgttttgttgactgtttccatagccgtgcagaagcttttgatcttgctgacgtcccaaaagttcattttcacttttgtgtcctttgtttttggagacgtatcttgaaaaatgttgctgtggccaatgtcaaagaggttactatctatgttttcctctaggattttgatagattcctgcataacgttgaggtctttcatcacttttgagtttatctttgtgtacagtgtaagagaatggttgagtttcattcttctatacctAGCTGTcttattttcccagcaccatttattgaagcaactttcttttttctactggatatttttcctgctttgtcaaagattatttgaccatagtgttgtgggtccatatctggactctccactgtgttccattgttctatgtgtctggttttgtgccagtactctGCTGTCATCAGTACTCAACTGTGATCACAGttgtgtagtaaagcttgaaatcaggcaatgtgatgctcccaatttctttttttcaacatttccttagcaattcggggtctctgctgattccatacagattttgGGATTGTTTGCTCCAAAAGAGCtcctttttaattgaaatattttaagtaatatttttcaattaaactgctggaatagtttgaaaaaatggtactggaattttgatcagaaaggcattgaaagtataggttGTTCTGGCAGTATAgaccttttaacaatgtttattcttctgatccaagagcattgaatgtttttccatcattttgtcatctttttgtttcttcttcaatttctttcatgagtactctgtAGTTCCTTGGGTACAGATCATTCCTTGGGTACTGGTTTATTCCCAggaatcttatggttcttggtgctatagtaaatggaataaattctctaatttccatttctatattttcattgttagtgtataagaaaggaactgatttctgtgcattgattttgtatcctgccaaatTACTCAATTGCTATATGAGCTCTAGTaaattgggggtggagtcttttgggttttccatgtaaaatattatgtcatctgcaaagagaaagaatttgacttcttcattgccaattggaataccttttatttctttttgttgtctgattgctgttgctaggatttctactactatgttgaacaagagtggtgagagtgggcatccttgttgtgttcctgatctcaaagggaaggtggCCAGCATTtaaccattgagaatgatattaactgtaggtttttcatagatagatatttttaatattttatttatttatttgacagatcacaagtagacagagaggcaggca
It includes:
- the LOC123939195 gene encoding olfactory receptor 2T29-like, which translates into the protein MKWVANYTGQSDFILVGIFSQSNHPALLCVVIFVVFLMALTGSSVLILLIHFDAHLHSPIYFFINQLSLMDAMYISVTVPKMLIDQVMGINKFSASACGRQMFLYVTIAGSEFSFLAAMAYDRYVVICYPLRYPVLMSHKVCFLLASGCWFLGSVDGFMLTAITITFPFCRSWEIHHFFCEVPAVMKLSFSDTSLYETVMYLCCVLMLLIPVTVISSSYFFILLTIHRMNSAEGWKKAFATCSSHMTVVIFFYGAAVYTYILPNSYHTPEKDMVVFVFYTIITPVLNPLIYSLRNKDVIRRSEENVECGTCL